One Streptomyces sp. CG4 genomic window, GGCGCTGATCCGGCTGCACCCGGCGGACGGCGGCCTGCGCGTGGAGGACAGCGGCATCGGCCTCACCGAGGCGGACGTGCACGAGCTGCTGGCCACCATCGGACGCAGCTCGAAGCGGGCCGAGGGCCTGCAGGAGGCCCGCTCGGGCTTCCTCGGCCAGTTCGGCATCGGTCTGCTCGCCTGTTTCCTGGTCGCCGAGCGGATCCGGGTGGTCAGCCGCAGCGCCCGTACACCCGGCGCGCCGCCGGTGGAGTGGATCGCGCGCGACGACGGCTCGTACACCGTGCGCACGCTGGACGGATCGGCGCGGCCCGAGCCCGGCACCACCGTGTATCTGACCGCGCGGGCCGGGGCGGCCGAGTGGCTCGCGCCCGAGCGGGTCCGCACCCTCGCCCGGGACTTCGGCTCGCTGCTGCCGTACGACGTCCGGGTGGGCGAGGAGCCGGTCACCGAGCTGCCCGCGCCCTGGGACCGGCCGTATCCGAGCCCCGCGAGCAGAAGGGTGGCGCTGGCCCGGCACTGTCGCGAGCTGTTCGGATTCGCGCCGCTGGACTCGATCGACCTGGACGTGCCGCTGGCCGGGATCCGCGGGGTGGCGTATGTGCTGCCCGCGGCCGTGAGCCCCGCCCAGCGGGCCACCCACCGGGTGCATCTCAAGGGCATGCTGCTGACCGAGCGGGCCGAACAGCTGCTCCCCGACTGGGCGTTCTTCGTGCGGTGCGTGCTGGACACCGACAGTCTGCGGCCCACGGCCTCGCGCGAGTCCCTGTACGAGGACGAGACGCTGGCCGCCGTGCGGGAGGCGCTCGGGACAAGGATCCGCGCCTGGCTCACGGGGCTCGCCGCCGGTGATCCCGAGCGGCTGACGGCCTTCCTCGCCGTGCACCACCTGGGGGTGAAGTCGCTCGCCCGGCACGACCGGGAGATGCTGCGCACGATGCTGCCCTGGCTGCCGTTCGAGACGACCGACGGACAGCTGTCCCTGGAGGAGTTCGCGCAGCGGCACCCGGTGGTGCACTTCACGCGGACCGTCGAGGAGTACCGGCAGGTCGCCCCGATCGCCTCGGCGCAGGGCGTCGGGGTCGTCAACGGCGGCTACACCTACGACGGCGAGCTGGTCGAGGCGCTGCCGTCGGTCCGGCCGGGGACGGTCGTCGCCGAGCTGGACGCGGACACCGTGACCGCGCACCTGGACGACGTCGACCCGGGCGAGGAGCTCGCCCTGACCGGCTTCCTGGCGGCCGCGCGGGCCAAGCTCGACCCGCTGAACTGCGACGTCGTACTGCGCGCCTTCCATCCGCTGTCGGTGCCCGCGCTGCATCTGGACGACCGGGCCGCCCGGCACGAGCAGGCGCGCGCGGCGGCCGAGGAGCAGTCCGACGACCTGTGGGCGGGCATCCTGGGCTCGCTGCGCGGC contains:
- a CDS encoding HSP90 family protein, translating into MDSQTSQSAQASQSPHSPHTFQVDLRGLVDLLSHHLYSSPKVYLRELLQNAVDAVTARRTGQPDAPALIRLHPADGGLRVEDSGIGLTEADVHELLATIGRSSKRAEGLQEARSGFLGQFGIGLLACFLVAERIRVVSRSARTPGAPPVEWIARDDGSYTVRTLDGSARPEPGTTVYLTARAGAAEWLAPERVRTLARDFGSLLPYDVRVGEEPVTELPAPWDRPYPSPASRRVALARHCRELFGFAPLDSIDLDVPLAGIRGVAYVLPAAVSPAQRATHRVHLKGMLLTERAEQLLPDWAFFVRCVLDTDSLRPTASRESLYEDETLAAVREALGTRIRAWLTGLAAGDPERLTAFLAVHHLGVKSLARHDREMLRTMLPWLPFETTDGQLSLEEFAQRHPVVHFTRTVEEYRQVAPIASAQGVGVVNGGYTYDGELVEALPSVRPGTVVAELDADTVTAHLDDVDPGEELALTGFLAAARAKLDPLNCDVVLRAFHPLSVPALHLDDRAARHEQARAAAEEQSDDLWAGILGSLRGSAPRARLVLNHLNPLIRRIGSLKDPELIGTATESLYGQALLMAQRPLRPADSALLNRAFIGLLEWATLGESTHREGDR